The genomic DNA TCCCCTTTACTACATTTCCACATTTCCACATTCCCACATTCCTATACATACTTTTCTCCCGAATACCTAACCCTTTCCCgcccttcttttctcttcaccGTTACCCATCTCACCAACACacacccttcccccaatCTCCCATCCACCTGGTCATCAAAGCAGAAATCAACTCACCCGTCCTaccctcatccccccacTGATACCCAAATCCCGCCTCAGTACACTCCATCGTCTCCCCTCTCGTCTCAGGGTTATAAACCCAATGACACTtgacctcccccctccctaccccctcctcatcccccctcgccaaaaacACAGACGTCGTGTCCTGATACCGCCACCCAGTGGCGGACGCTCCTCCCACAATCGTCAAGTTCCAGTAGCCATACTCCTTTTCTATCACCGCACCAGCTCCTGTCCCAACAATAAAAATGAAAGCAAGGCCAAAAAGGGAGAACATCGAGGTGGTCAGTGCGTTTGTTGACTTTGCGACGACAAATTCAGGGGTAGTGGATACCAAGGGCTAGTGGAGACAAATCGTTGGAGAGACTAAAGACAACGTTAGTACGTAAAGAGATGGTACAGGATAATATACCCAAGGTCAAATCAAGCTTTCCCGAGTCCTGCAACGTTGCAATCGGTAGGGTCAATAAGAGGTAGGATGCCAGATTATGTAGGGTGTTCAGCCGGTATGCAAGTAACTACATCCGAACGTGGAACTGCAACCAAGGAGACAGAGTGAACCCAACAGAACCACAATTCAGCCGCTGCAGCTCTCGCCTCAGCCCTGGATATCAGGCGGCTGCAGGCGGCCAAGCATCACTCATTTGTCCAATAACCAGTCTTGACCTTGCAATTAGTTTAAGTATCATTAGTCACAGACTAACGACGTGAACCAActctcgcctccctccctacTTTGCTCGGTCGATGGCCGCCCTCTCGCCTCAGCAATCATCCCCACGAACAAGGACATTCCAATTGTCCTTGAAGAACGCCTGGCCCTTGACCCTTTGATAGGTCGATCTACCAGTGATGCATCCACCATGCAGCACAGAATTCGCGCCATCGCCAATTTGCTTCCACGTgagctccttctcttccaagTTCTGTATATCTCATCGTCAGTCGACTTTCCTTCActcaccccccacccaaagCCAAGGCGAACTCACATCGTTGCACCAATAGATAGCCGACTTCCACGAACAGCTAACTCGTCCACAATtccccggccccggcccgTTCTTGGGTGGGTCAGTGTTCAAACGCCTCAAGTAACAAATCCCGTCCCAGATTTTGCTCGTTCTCGCGCCGTCGTAGTCCACCTTGCAGTTGATGGACTCGGGCTGTTCATCAGCGGTGCCGGCGGAGACGAAGCTCGTGTCATCACCGGTGGGCATGGGATCGGTAGGGATTCCGGCTTGGAAGGTCTCGTTCCAGCCGGGGTAGGCGGCTTCCATTTGGGCAATGGCCTCCTCGATCGTGCCGGTCACGGTGACGATCTCGCTGGTGGGGTCGTCAAGCTTGACGGGGAGGTCCCAGGAAACGTCGACTATGTTGTAGCCGGCAATTCCGTTCGGGGCTTCGTcagtggagggggggggagcgCTGGAGACACCCTGTTTCATTGGTAAGCTGTTgatgcttcttcttctcggtcTTTGACGTGAGTAGAGGCCATACCTTCAGAAAAGTGGCCAGGGTGGTGGCAGCGAAGATGGTACTGGACCACATGATGCTGTCGCTTGCAGAGTCTTGGCGATGAGATCTTGGTGCTTGAAGCCtcttggcgatggagaaAGAGTTCGGGAGGAGGCTAAGAGGGCCAGGAGATGGATTAATAAGTCACGAAGAGGTTGAGAGCAGCTGATGGAAATGTGGGACGCGGCCGTAAATCCCCACTCAAGTCATGAGATCAGCGTGCGCAAACGGAGTCTGTTGCTCTTGCCGCTTCAGACGATTGACAACAGGAGCCTCGTCCCATATATGCTGAGCACATCTCCCGCCTGTTTCGACTAGCTTATGGCCACGGTTGAACCGCCCGCACAAAGACGGATTTGCTGCTTTGGGAACACATTCTTGCTGCTCCCACTAACAACCGAACTGTAATAAAAAACGTTAAAATGCGATACATGAAGGACTTCTTGCTCTCAAGCTCAGGTTCAACAGACGAAACAGCAGCCGTGGCGGGACTTGACGCAGACCACTAGCCGACTTTTACACCACTTCCACAGGAGCCGCGTCGCCAACATGTTTCCGCCGACGCAAATCCAAGCCTCCCTTTGTCCGAAAGTTTCTCCACTCGTTCGGTGCCGCAGGTGGTTTCTCTTTAGGTCCGACTTTTGGTTTGAGTGTCGGCGTGGCAGGACCTGGGGGGTGGACGCCAGGCGGTTTGATGCCTATTTTGTTACAGGCACTCCAGAACCACGGCTTGTCTTTGATACCGGCGGGGACTCGTCGAAGGACCCAAGGGTATAATCTTCTTGCGGTCGACAAAAAAGACGACTGCAACGGATATCATGTATGTTAGACATGCTACTACAACCATGGATCCGACATGAGACCACTTGAGGTGGGACAGGTCTTCGTCTTGGATGAGGGACATGCTGTAAACAGCCTGCTTGTGGATGAAGATGGGTCAGCGTGAGGCGTTGGAGTTCATGGTTCAGCGCTGAGTCAGGGTACATACAGTCACATAGCTGAGTGGAAGGTAGAATATAGTGACAACAGTGAAAACAATGATATGGCGATTCATCGATGTTGACTTGGAGGCTTTCAGCAGATTTGTGGCGCTCAAGATCTAGTAAGATTGTTCGCAAAAGCTTTCAGTGAACACGCATAGACATACCCCATCTTGAAGCCCACGTATCTCGTCTGCCTTGACCTCAATGTGTCTCTCGAGCTTAGCTTGGAAGCTGTCAAATTGTTCCATGACCCTGTCCCAGTTCTCTTTAACTATCCTGTCAAATTTGGCTGTCTCGGAAGTGGATTCATGCCAACCCCGTAGAGGATGAATGCCAAAGATTCTATAAAAGTCTTGCAGGTCCTCTTGAGTCTCTTTCATCCATTCAGGAGCAACTCGTAGGAGACGGAGAAGCTGAAAGCACATTCTTGATTGGCTGAAGCAGTCGTCGAGCATGATCTTCTGGGCCTTGCGTTCATTGAAGATGTCCTCTGCCTATAGACAGTCCATGTAGTCAGTGACAAGACATATGGTGAAGAGGAGATACACCTACCTGAACGGTGACAGATCTGTCAATTGCATCCGACAGACGGTCCCACCCTCCATGCCACCTTGTCTCCAAGACGTTGTCCAACACAATTTGTATATGACAAATGCTAGCTCTTTGAGCAATCATCTCAATCCTTTTTGATCGCAGCCTTACACCTTGATATTCGCGCCGTGAAGTGAAGATGTGGTCTTCAATAACAACAATGCAGAACAAAGAGGCCGCCTCAATGGTTGACACCCATTTCACAGCAGCTCGcgcttcctcaacacccccagtTGAGTGTGGAAGCTTGCGGGGCGGCTTCCCACGCTCCCGTTCAAGGAGGAAGCCCGGGGGCCAGAGCTCATTTTCCGGATGAAACGGAGATGCCTGGAGCCACCATGTATGAAATGAGGTTCCACACGAATGGCTGGAGGTGTCAAGACGGTGCGACGAGGTAAAAGGATGCCGTGGCCACTGCCGAAGAAACCTGGCGACAAATGAATATACCTGATACATA from Podospora pseudoanserina strain CBS 124.78 chromosome 2, whole genome shotgun sequence includes the following:
- a CDS encoding hypothetical protein (COG:S; EggNog:ENOG503PEV2), which codes for MWSSTIFAATTLATFLKGVSSAPPPSTDEAPNGIAGYNIVDVSWDLPVKLDDPTSEIVTVTGTIEEAIAQMEAAYPGWNETFQAGIPTDPMPTGDDTSFVSAGTADEQPESINCKVDYDGARTSKIWDGICYLRRLNTDPPKNGPGPGNCGRVSCSWKSAIYWCNDNLEEKELTWKQIGDGANSVLHGGCITGRSTYQRVKGQAFFKDNWNVLVRGDDC
- a CDS encoding hypothetical protein (COG:S; EggNog:ENOG503PQF0), with the protein product MKSNRDRFVTTSRCPTLNLNAAAFIFSLLSRQHFSNASPEEDKRDMYQVYSFVARFLRQWPRHPFTSSHRLDTSSHSCGTSFHTWWLQASPFHPENELWPPGFLLERERGKPPRKLPHSTGGVEEARAAVKWVSTIEAASLFCIVVIEDHIFTSRREYQGVRLRSKRIEMIAQRASICHIQIVLDNVLETRWHGGWDRLSDAIDRSVTVQAEDIFNERKAQKIMLDDCFSQSRMCFQLLRLLRVAPEWMKETQEDLQDFYRIFGIHPLRGWHESTSETAKFDRIVKENWDRVMEQFDSFQAKLERHIEVKADEIRGLQDGILSATNLLKASKSTSMNRHIIVFTVVTIFYLPLSYVTAVYSMSLIQDEDLSHLKWSHVGSMVVVACLTYMISVAVVFFVDRKKIIPLGPSTSPRRYQRQAVVLECL
- a CDS encoding hypothetical protein (EggNog:ENOG503P8GB), with the translated sequence MFSLFGLAFIFIVGTGAGAVIEKEYGYWNLTIVGGASATGWRYQDTTSVFLARGDEEGVGRGEVKCHWVYNPETRGETMECTEAGFGYQWGDEGRTDITVQQTLENIDGGVGSITLGGTANVTLRYGTSANGRGFEGRVIVPARRCCWGRMNG